GGTAGGGGTTTTGTGATGTTAAATCGTGAGCTGGTGAAGGGCAGTACTGTGATTTTGATATTGACGCTTCTGAACGATCGGCCGATGTACGGCTATGAGCTTGTAAAAGAAATGGGAAGCCGCAGCGGAAATGAACTGCAGATGAAAGAAGGGACCTTGTATCCTTCTCTTCACAAGCTTGAACGTCAAGGGTTTATTTCTTCCTATTGGGAGAAGCAGGAGAAAGGGCCGGACCGTAAATATTACCGGATTACAGATGAAGGCAAAGAGGTGCTTGCGGAACGCACGAAGGAATGGAGTATATTTTCCGCTATGATGAACCGAATGCTGAAGCGGGGCGGGCAGAATGGATAAAGAAACATATTTATCTGAAATGAAAAATGGGCTTAAAGGGCTTCCTGAAGGCGAGACGATCATAGAAGAAATGGAGAGCCATATTGAATATCATATGTTCCACTCTTTTCAGCAAGGGAAGAGTGAGGAGGAGGCGATGCAGACTTTAATGCAGTCGTTTGGTACACCATCTGACATTGTTTCTTCGTTTAAAAAAGAACAGCCGGTAACGTTCCGTGCATTTTTGATGTTCCATCTTTTCTGTAACAGCGCACTATTCGCTGTCGGTATCGCCATTACAATGATGTATGTCTGTTTTGAATCGCCTATTGTTCATGCTATATGGAAAGGCATTTCTGTTTCTATGTGGCTAATCTTAGCTGGGTATATGATCTACTGGGTGCTGATTGGGTATCAAGGGGTGAGGGAGTTTGGAAAACGCGGAGAACAGCTTGTTTTACATACGATTTTGATCTGCATGGTGCCAAACGTCATTTTTATGCTTGTTTTTCTATTTCATGTGATCCCTGCTGCGCTGTTTCAATCCTTACTGACACCTTGGTTTGTCGGAACTTGTGCTTGT
The Bacillus vallismortis genome window above contains:
- a CDS encoding PadR family transcriptional regulator, producing the protein MLNRELVKGSTVILILTLLNDRPMYGYELVKEMGSRSGNELQMKEGTLYPSLHKLERQGFISSYWEKQEKGPDRKYYRITDEGKEVLAERTKEWSIFSAMMNRMLKRGGQNG
- a CDS encoding permease prefix domain 1-containing protein → MDKETYLSEMKNGLKGLPEGETIIEEMESHIEYHMFHSFQQGKSEEEAMQTLMQSFGTPSDIVSSFKKEQPVTFRAFLMFHLFCNSALFAVGIAITMMYVCFESPIVHAIWKGISVSMWLILAGYMIYWVLIGYQGVREFGKRGEQLVLHTILICMVPNVIFMLVFLFHVIPAALFQSLLTPWFVGTCACATLLFPLFGRMGCYIGRRQLA